The Coregonus clupeaformis isolate EN_2021a chromosome 3, ASM2061545v1, whole genome shotgun sequence genome includes a region encoding these proteins:
- the LOC121546720 gene encoding beta-klotho-like: MATYLLSLLLSLFLTVMVWGGAFCSLGEGRRQWQQPSTPEPFIQSQSFLYGTFPPGFLWGTGTSAFQTEGAWDCDGKGPSIWDHFTHSAPHRGDGGVADMASDGYTRWEEDIEALGYLGVRSYIFSLSWPRLFPDGVATGRPNRVAVEHYGRLLDRLLERGIEPVVTLFHWDLPQALQEHYGGWRNDTLVGLFDAYAAFCFRTYGGRVRYWITIHNPYLVAVQGYGTGMHAPGETGDATAPFNVAHNLIKAHAKAWHTYDTFFRPTQNGQVSIVLGSHWMVPKRGHATPVNIELCQQSMEAVLGWFANPIFGDGDYPASMRSTHRGLLPEFTPEEKSWVRGTADFFSLSFGPNNLRLSLSLAHYGQIVSLDMRWVLGWVRLEYGDLPVLVVEGGWFSDAAVEREDTVAIYRMKRFINQVLQATVFDGVRVFGYTAWSLVDGFEWNYGYSVRRGLFYLDFSQANRTRVPKTTAQFYRQVIKDNGFLSDEITGEVKGRFPCDFHWGIADSTLQVNFYPFSPQFTDPHLYSWNLTGDGALHPVQGVKLHIRGAQCTDYLAISGHLGLFESTGASHYRFALNWSLILPQGDLSNVDTEALRYYRCFLTELRKQGLEAVVTLYYPTNRVPLLGLPGPLHASGGWLNQSTVEAFQSYAALCYRELGPWVSYWITINEPNRLVDAYKSGVEQHLAAHNLLLAHAKAWRLYEREYLSQQGGLVSLALHADWAEPANPFLESHATAAQRFLLFELGRFLDPLLGGREGEGKSGKYPPEVRRYLEERARVMGLPGSPLPHFTVQEKEELGGALGFIALNHFTTRLVSPRPHSPQTSPPNPQQPQPPDHDCLLMSDHTWDSSGLGQAVVPWGLRRVLRWVKERYGGALPIVVTASGVDDQAAVKDLLRQHYIRNYLQEALKARQLDGVNLKGFYVWKLQDRHVPQFGLFTSSHHQSRPKASIAAYREIIERSGFPGNNVTSSCRINDLRMLCSICARISENKLLLFFAACLLLTLAMLVGVIIIIVRRKRTRRRRVGLPVCPVLLGRKC; this comes from the exons ATGgcaacataccttctctctcttctcctctccctcttcctgacaGTGATGGTCTGGGGTGGGGCTTTCTGTTCTCTGGGGGAGGGCAGGAGGCAGTGGCAGCAGCCCTCCACCCCAGAGCCCTTCATCCAGAGCCAGTCCTTCCTCTATGGGACCTTCCCTCCAGGGTTCCTCTGGGGCACGGGGACCTCTGCCTTTCAGACTGAGGGGGCTTGGGATTGTGACGGCAAAGGCCCCTCAATCTGGGATCACTTCACTCACTCAGCCCCCCACCGAGGTGATGGAGGTGTCGCAGACATGGCCAGTGACGGCTACACCCGCTGGGAGGAGGACATTGAGGCGCTGGGGTACCTCGGGGTGCGCTCCTACATCTTCTCCCTCTCCTGGCCCCGACTCTTCCCCGATGGGGTTGCCACAGGTCGGCCCAATAGGGTGGCTGTGGAGCACTATGGGAGACTGCTCGACAGGCTCCTGGAGAGGGGAATTGAGCCGGTGGTCACCCTGTTCCACTGGGACCTTCCCCAGGCCCTGCAGGAGCATTACGGGGGCTGGAGGAATGACACCCTGGTGGGGTTGTTTGACGCATATGCTGCCTTCTGTTTCCGAACATACGGTGGCCGTGTGAGGTACTGGATCACCATACACAACCCCTACCTGGTGGCTGTCCAGGGGTACGGGACGGGGATGCACGCGCCTGGAGAGACAGGCGATGCCACTGCCCCCTTCAATGTGGCCCACAACCTCATCAAG GCACATGCCAAAGCGTGGCACACCTATGACACCTTCTTCCGCCCGACTCAGAATGGTCAGGTGTCCATCGTCTTGGGTTCCCATTGGATGGTGCCTAAGAGAGGCCATGCCACACCAGTCAATATCGAGCTCTGCCAGCAGTCCATGGAGGCGGTGCTTGGCTGGTTCGCCAATCCCATCTTCGGGGATGGGGACTACCCAGCTTCCATGAGATCTACCCACAGGGGGCTTCTGCCTGAGTTCACCCCAGAGGAGAAGTCCTGGGTGCGGGGAACGGCTGACTTCTTTTCCCTGTCCTTTGGGCCTAACAACCTGCGTCTGAGCCTGAGCCTGGCCCATTATGGGCAGATTGTGTCCCTGGACATGAGGTGGGTGCTGGGCTGGGTGAGGCTGGAGTATGGGGACCTGCCTGTGCTGGTGGTGGAGGGGGGCTGGTTCTCAGATGCAGCTGTGGAGAGGGAGGATACAGTGGCCATCTACCGGATGAAGAGGTTCATCAACCAGGTGCTGCAAG CCACAGTGTTTGACGGTGTCAGAGTGTTTGGCTACACAGCCTGGTCTCTGGTGGATGGTTTTGAGTGGAACTACGGCTACAGTGTGAGACGAGGTCTGTTCTACCTAGACTTCAGCCAGGCCAACAGAACCAGGGTTCCCAAGACCACCGCTCAGTTCTACAGGCAGGTCATCAAGGACAACGGTTTCCTTAGTGATGAGATCACCGGAGAGGTCAAAGGGCGTTTCCCATGTGACTTCCACTGGGGCATAGCCGACTCCACCCTACAG GTCAATTTCTATCCCTTCTCCCCTCAATTCACCGACCCCCACCTGTACAGCTGGAACCTGACAGGGGACGGGGCACTGCATCCTGTCCAAGGGGTCAAGCTCCACATCAGGGGGGCACAGTGCACTGACTACCTGGCCATCAGTGGTCACCTGGGCCTCTTTGAGTCCACAGGGGCATCTCATTACCGCTTCGCCCTCAACTGGTCCCTAATCCTGCCCCAAGGAGATCTGTCTAATGTGGACACAGAGGCCCTGAG GTACTACCGCTGCTTCCTCACCGAGCTCCGCAAGCAGGGCCTGGAGGCTGTGGTCACCCTCTACTACCCCACTAACAGAGTCCCTCTGCTGGGCTTGCCCGGCCCGCTGCATGCCTCTGGCGGCTGGCTGAACCAGAGCACGGTGGAGGCCTTCCAGAGCTACGCAGCCCTCTGCTACAGGGAGCTGGGGCCCTGGGTGAGCTACTGGATTACCATCAATGAGCCCAACAGACTGGTGGATGCCTACAAGAGCGGGGTGGAGCAGCATCTGGCAGCCCATAACCTCCTCCTGGCCCACGCTAAGGCCTGGAGGCTCTATGAGAGGGAGTATCTCAGCCAACAGGGAGGACTGGTGTCCCTGGCCCTGCACGCAGACTGGGCAGAACCCGCCAACCCCTTCCTGGAGTCACATGCAACCGCCGCTCAGAGATTCCTGTTGTTTGAGCTTGGTCGTTTCCTAGACCCACTACTagggggcagagagggggagggtaaGAGTGGTAAGTACCCTCCAGAGGTGAGGAGGTACTTGGAGGAGAGGGCGAGGGTGATGGGCCTCCCTGGATCCCCACTACCGCACTTCACTGTCCAGGAAAAAGAGGAGCTAGGAGGGGCACTGGGCTTCATTGCACTGAACCACTTCACCACGCGTCTCGTGTCACCACGCCCCCATTCTCCTCAGACTTCCCCACCTAACCCCCAGCAACCTCAACCTCCAGACCATGACTGCCTGCTGATGTCTGACCACACCTGGGACTCCTCTGGTCTGGGGCAGGCGGTGGTCCCCTGGGGCCTCCGGAGGGTGCTGCGCTGGGTGAAGGAGCGGTATGGAGGAGCCCTGCCTATTGTAGTCACAGCCAGTGGGGTGGACGACCAGGCCGCTGTAAAGGATCTGCTCAGGCAGCACTACATCAGGAATTACCTGCAGGAGGCCCTCAAAG CTCGTCAGTTGGATGGAGTCAACCTAAAGGGCTTCTACGTCTGGAAGCTGCAGGATCGACACGTCCCTCAGTTCGGCCTATTCACCTCTTCCCACCACCAGTCCCGACCCAAAGCCTCCATAGCAGcctacagagagatcattgagcGCAGCGGTTTCCCTGGCAACAACGTCACATCCTCCTGTAGGATCAACGACCTCAGGATGTTGTGTTCCATCTGTGCTCGCATCTCAGAGAACAAACTGCTGCTGTTCTTCGCTGCATGTCTCCTCCTTACATTAGCTATGCTGGTGGGggtcatcatcatcattgtcaggaggaagaggactaggaggaggagggtgggctTGCCAGTGTGTCCCGTCCTGCTCGGGAGGAAGTGTTAG
- the LOC121543515 gene encoding ubiquitin-conjugating enzyme E2 K encodes MANIAVQRIKREFKEVLKSEETSKNQIKVDLVDENFTELKGEIAGPPDTPYEGGRYQLEIKIPETYPFNPPKVRFITKIWHPNISSVTGAICLDILKDQWAAAMTLRTVLLSLQALLAAAEPDDPQDAVVANQYKQNPEMFKQTARLWSHVYAGAPSSSPEYTRKIDKLCAMGFDKNAVIVALSSKSWDVETATELLLSN; translated from the exons ATGGCCAACATCGCGGTTCAAAGGATAAAACGGGAATTTAAAGAGGTTCTCAAAAGCGAGGAG ACGAGTAAAAACCAGATAAAGGTGGACCTGGTGGATGAGAACTTCACAGAGCTGAAGGGGGAGATCGCAGGGCCACCTGACACACCGTATGAAG GTGGTAGATATCAACTAGAAATAAAAATTCCAGAAACATATCCCTTCAATCCACCAAAG GTGCGATTTATCACGAAGATTTGGCATCCCAACATCAGCTCAGTCACAGGTGCAATATGTCTGGACATCCTCAAAGACCAGTG GGCGGCAGCTATGACGCTGAGGACAGTGCTGCTGTCACTACAGGCCTTACTGGCAGCTGCAGAACCAGACGACCCACAGGACGCTGTAGTGGCCAATCAG TATAAGCAGAACCCAGAGATGTTCAAACAGACGGCCAGACTCTGGTCTCACGTGTACGCCGGCGCCCCCTCCTCCAGTCCAGAGTACACCCGCAAAATAGACAAACTCTGTGCCATGGGCTTCGATAAA AATGCAGTAATAGTGGCGTTGTCGTCGAAATCCTGGGACGTGGAGACGGCGACAGAGCTACTGCTCAGTAACTGA